A region of Candidatus Roizmanbacteria bacterium DNA encodes the following proteins:
- a CDS encoding F0F1 ATP synthase subunit beta, with protein sequence MADTAEGKIISIRGVVVDVQFPEGHTPEIYDALHIEDKKLGSITLEVEAVIGPGLVRTVALTDVYGLQRGTTVTNTGKPIEVPVGEEALGRILNVQGQVIDEGKDIKTDKKLTIHRQAPTLPEQSVKQEVFETGIKVIDLVAPLAKGGKAAIFGGAGVGKTVTIQELIHNVAKQHEGVSVFTGVGERTREGNDLWNEMKETKVLDSTVLVYGQMNEPPGNRLRVALTGVTEAEYFRDEKNMDVLLFIDNIFRFAQAGAEVSALLGRIPSAVGYQPTLATEMAALQERITSTKKGSITSLQAVYVPADDYTDPAPVATFAHLDATITLERSLAEQALFPAVDPLTSTSRALAPDVVGEEHYEVAQGVLKTLQRYKDLQDIIAILGMEELSEDDKLAVSRARKMQRFLTQPMNVAEPFTGRPGKYVKIEDTVKGFREILEGKHDNKPEGAFYMVGTIDEVK encoded by the coding sequence ATGGCAGACACAGCTGAAGGTAAAATTATTTCAATTCGAGGTGTCGTTGTTGATGTTCAGTTTCCTGAAGGTCACACACCGGAGATTTACGATGCTCTTCATATTGAAGATAAGAAACTCGGATCAATCACTTTGGAAGTTGAAGCGGTTATCGGGCCCGGATTAGTCCGCACTGTAGCCCTTACTGACGTTTACGGCCTCCAAAGAGGAACAACTGTAACAAATACCGGTAAACCGATCGAAGTTCCTGTCGGAGAAGAAGCACTCGGACGTATTTTGAACGTCCAGGGACAGGTAATTGATGAAGGAAAAGATATCAAAACTGACAAGAAACTAACGATTCACCGACAGGCACCGACACTCCCTGAGCAATCAGTCAAACAGGAAGTGTTTGAAACAGGTATTAAAGTCATCGATCTTGTTGCCCCGCTTGCAAAGGGAGGAAAAGCCGCCATTTTCGGAGGAGCAGGAGTAGGAAAGACAGTTACCATTCAGGAACTTATTCACAATGTCGCCAAGCAGCATGAAGGAGTATCAGTATTTACCGGAGTGGGAGAACGAACCCGCGAAGGAAATGATCTCTGGAATGAAATGAAGGAAACGAAAGTTCTTGACAGTACCGTTCTGGTTTACGGACAGATGAATGAACCGCCTGGTAACCGTCTCCGCGTCGCTTTGACCGGTGTCACTGAAGCAGAATACTTCCGTGATGAAAAAAATATGGATGTTCTTTTGTTTATTGATAATATCTTCCGTTTTGCACAGGCCGGAGCTGAAGTATCCGCACTTCTCGGACGCATCCCGTCTGCTGTAGGATATCAGCCGACACTTGCAACGGAAATGGCTGCTCTTCAGGAGCGAATTACTTCAACAAAGAAAGGATCTATCACATCTCTGCAGGCCGTATACGTACCTGCTGACGATTATACTGATCCCGCACCAGTCGCGACATTCGCGCATCTTGACGCGACAATCACACTTGAACGATCTCTCGCTGAACAGGCATTGTTCCCTGCAGTCGATCCTCTGACATCAACATCGCGCGCACTTGCACCTGATGTTGTCGGTGAAGAACATTACGAAGTGGCACAGGGAGTTTTGAAAACTCTTCAGAGATATAAGGATCTTCAGGATATTATCGCCATTCTCGGTATGGAAGAACTTTCAGAAGATGATAAACTTGCAGTAAGCCGTGCACGAAAAATGCAGCGTTTCCTGACACAGCCGATGAACGTCGCTGAGCCGTTCACTGGACGTCCGGGAAAATATGTCAAGATTGAAGACACCGTCAAAGGATTCAGAGAAATCCTCGAAGGAAAGCATGATAACAAACCTGAAGGTGCCTTCTACATGGTGGGGACAATTGACGAAGTAAAATAA
- the atpG gene encoding ATP synthase F1 subunit gamma, protein MNIRTVRKKNKSIRNVRKITKAMQMVSAVKMRKAQQLEVESRPYRDGLTELIAKLIKKVDPSKAKLLQVDVSQAEKRLVIVVSSNKGLAGSFNVNIFRYALSAIQDFKDVELVTVGSKGTQFFGRLQDAHILADFSGSNLIIEASPLFDFVLEQFQTGKFKSISIIYSQFISTMRSQVVEETLLPLTSVEVKEDIKEEGQEKKKFENTDILIEPSPTEILESLLMSFIENKIRGALISSEAVEHSARMMAMKSATDNASDLIYQLTLLSNRLRQEKITYELLDMINAIESVKQ, encoded by the coding sequence ATGAATATCCGAACAGTCAGAAAAAAAAATAAGTCGATCAGAAACGTTCGCAAGATCACCAAAGCTATGCAGATGGTATCTGCGGTGAAAATGCGAAAAGCTCAACAGCTTGAAGTAGAAAGCCGGCCTTATCGTGACGGCTTGACGGAGCTTATTGCCAAACTTATCAAAAAAGTCGATCCGTCAAAAGCGAAGCTTCTTCAGGTTGATGTCTCACAAGCTGAGAAGCGCCTTGTAATCGTTGTCTCATCGAATAAAGGACTGGCAGGATCTTTCAATGTCAATATTTTCCGGTATGCTTTGTCCGCAATCCAGGATTTCAAAGATGTCGAGCTTGTGACTGTCGGAAGCAAGGGAACACAGTTTTTCGGCAGATTGCAGGATGCCCATATTCTTGCTGATTTTTCAGGAAGCAATCTGATTATTGAGGCATCGCCGCTTTTTGATTTTGTGCTTGAACAGTTTCAGACCGGGAAATTTAAATCCATTTCGATCATTTACAGTCAGTTTATATCAACCATGCGATCTCAGGTTGTTGAAGAGACACTTCTGCCTTTGACCAGCGTTGAAGTAAAGGAAGACATCAAAGAAGAAGGTCAGGAAAAGAAGAAGTTTGAAAATACTGACATTCTGATTGAACCATCACCCACTGAAATTCTTGAAAGCTTGCTTATGAGTTTTATCGAAAATAAAATAAGAGGAGCTCTTATCAGCAGCGAAGCAGTAGAACATTCAGCACGTATGATGGCGATGAAGAGCGCGACAGACAATGCATCCGATTTGATATACCAATTGACACTGTTATCAAACAGACTCCGACAGGAAAAAATCACATATGAACTGTTGGATATGATAAATGCGATAGAGAGCGTCAAACAATAA
- a CDS encoding F0F1 ATP synthase subunit alpha — protein MKQFDQYIKEIEKELSAREGMKVETKQIGTVTEVKDGVVTLSGLDKIGYGDLIEFENGERAMVIDLFEDTVGAIVLGDYLGITAGQTAKGTGITLSIPVNDDVLGRILDPLMRAQDAGVDIKSETYYPIERTAPGIVRRKSVSEPLQTGIKAIDALIPIGRGQRELIIGDRGTGKTTIAIDTILNQKGNGVICVYCAVAQKNSKIATLTELLRQKGAMDYTVVINASAADPVNLQYMAPYAATAVAEYFMDQGKDVLVIYDDLSKHAWAYRQISLILRRPAGREAYPGDVFFLHSRLLERSARIHPDYGGGSITALPIIETLENDVSAYIPTNVISITDGQIFLETDLFNSGVRPAVNVGLSVSRVGSSAQTKAMKQVAGKLKLDLAQYRELSAFSQFESDLDPETKKQLNRGAKMTEILKQKNSNPYNLAEQVAVIWAGSKGYLDDVPLNKVMEFESKYLADLRGRGKSILSTINKERVISEAMEKELETYVKDNLPEEEK, from the coding sequence ATGAAACAGTTTGACCAATACATTAAGGAAATTGAAAAAGAGCTTTCAGCCCGTGAAGGGATGAAAGTTGAAACGAAACAGATCGGAACCGTAACCGAGGTAAAAGACGGTGTCGTGACTTTGTCAGGACTGGACAAAATAGGATACGGCGATCTTATTGAATTTGAAAACGGTGAACGTGCAATGGTCATCGATTTGTTTGAAGACACTGTTGGAGCTATTGTTCTTGGAGATTATTTGGGTATTACTGCCGGTCAAACGGCAAAAGGAACGGGAATTACTCTTTCGATCCCTGTAAATGATGATGTCCTTGGTCGCATTTTGGATCCTTTGATGAGAGCACAGGATGCGGGAGTTGATATCAAATCCGAAACATATTATCCGATTGAAAGAACGGCACCGGGAATTGTCCGTAGGAAATCAGTTTCCGAGCCGCTGCAAACCGGAATCAAGGCTATTGATGCTCTTATCCCGATCGGTCGCGGACAGCGTGAACTTATTATCGGTGACCGAGGAACCGGTAAAACAACTATTGCCATCGATACGATTTTGAACCAGAAAGGTAACGGAGTGATCTGTGTCTACTGTGCAGTTGCCCAGAAAAACTCAAAGATTGCTACCCTGACCGAGCTTCTTCGACAAAAAGGCGCAATGGATTACACCGTAGTCATCAATGCATCGGCAGCTGATCCCGTCAATCTGCAGTACATGGCACCTTATGCCGCTACTGCCGTTGCTGAGTACTTTATGGATCAGGGAAAAGATGTACTGGTCATTTATGATGATTTGTCAAAACATGCATGGGCATACCGACAGATTTCACTCATCCTCCGAAGACCGGCAGGGCGAGAAGCATATCCCGGCGACGTATTTTTCCTGCACTCACGCCTTCTTGAGAGATCGGCACGTATTCATCCTGATTACGGAGGTGGATCAATCACGGCACTCCCGATTATCGAAACATTGGAAAACGACGTTTCGGCATATATCCCGACAAACGTAATTTCAATCACTGACGGACAGATCTTTCTAGAAACTGATTTATTCAATTCAGGCGTACGGCCGGCAGTAAATGTCGGACTGTCAGTTTCCCGTGTGGGGTCTTCAGCACAGACAAAAGCTATGAAACAGGTAGCCGGCAAGCTGAAACTTGATCTTGCTCAGTATCGTGAACTTTCGGCATTCTCACAGTTTGAATCCGATCTTGATCCCGAAACGAAAAAGCAGCTAAACCGCGGTGCAAAAATGACTGAAATTCTGAAGCAGAAAAACAGCAATCCTTACAATCTAGCAGAGCAGGTCGCTGTCATTTGGGCCGGTTCCAAAGGTTACCTGGATGATGTTCCTCTGAACAAAGTAATGGAATTCGAGTCAAAGTATTTAGCTGATTTGAGGGGCAGAGGAAAGAGTATTCTTTCAACAATCAATAAAGAGAGAGTAATTTCTGAAGCGATGGAAAAAGAGCTCGAAACATACGTCAAAGACAATTTGCCGGAAGAAGAGAAATAG
- a CDS encoding F0F1 ATP synthase subunit delta, with the protein MHIDPAVKEDLKKYLLQKLNNNQVPQVIIRAPFQLSQDEVSTLKKKIDLLEKADITVEVDSSILAGVIIQFGSSVIDLSINTELQTLAHTLYETV; encoded by the coding sequence ATGCATATAGATCCAGCAGTAAAAGAAGATCTGAAAAAATATCTTCTCCAAAAACTGAACAACAACCAAGTACCGCAGGTAATAATACGTGCGCCGTTTCAATTAAGTCAGGATGAAGTATCAACACTTAAAAAGAAAATTGATCTTCTTGAGAAAGCGGACATTACGGTCGAAGTCGATTCTTCGATTTTAGCCGGAGTAATTATTCAGTTCGGGTCTAGTGTCATTGATTTGTCTATTAATACCGAGTTACAAACATTAGCTCATACGCTTTATGAAACAGTTTGA
- a CDS encoding ATP synthase F0 subunit B — translation MENLGIDLKLIIAQIASFAIFYLVFSKFISTPLLKFLKKQKEQEELREKLAEELEERKAKLEEKDKAMDRERKKALEKAMEQIKKDADEVRREMIEDAKKEAAAIVTKAREQMEEERETMYKDMRKQIADVSVLMVSKALKQYLTPDAQKEVTKYIISNVPETKLES, via the coding sequence ATGGAAAATTTAGGCATTGACCTCAAACTCATCATTGCCCAGATCGCGAGCTTTGCCATTTTCTATCTTGTATTCAGCAAATTTATTTCGACACCTCTTCTTAAATTCCTTAAAAAACAGAAGGAACAGGAAGAACTTCGTGAGAAACTTGCAGAAGAACTCGAGGAGCGAAAAGCAAAACTTGAGGAAAAGGATAAAGCAATGGATCGCGAGCGTAAAAAAGCTCTTGAAAAAGCAATGGAACAGATTAAAAAAGATGCTGACGAAGTGCGACGAGAAATGATAGAAGATGCCAAAAAAGAGGCAGCTGCTATTGTCACAAAAGCACGTGAGCAGATGGAAGAAGAACGTGAAACAATGTACAAAGATATGCGAAAACAAATCGCAGATGTCAGTGTACTGATGGTTTCAAAAGCTCTGAAGCAGTATCTGACACCAGATGCTCAAAAAGAGGTCACCAAGTACATTATTTCAAATGTACCTGAAACCAAACTTGAAAGTTAA
- the atpE gene encoding ATP synthase F0 subunit C, with translation METETMRLLATALTIGIGVISPALAVGLIGSRAMEALGRNPEAEGPVRTTMILAAAFAESIAIFALVVALIIKFVA, from the coding sequence ATGGAAACAGAAACAATGCGTTTACTTGCAACAGCACTCACAATTGGCATTGGTGTCATCAGTCCGGCACTTGCAGTAGGACTTATCGGAAGCCGAGCAATGGAAGCTCTTGGCCGCAATCCTGAAGCAGAAGGACCTGTCCGTACAACCATGATTCTTGCCGCAGCATTTGCAGAGTCAATCGCTATTTTCGCGCTTGTCGTGGCTCTTATTATCAAATTCGTAGCATAA
- the atpB gene encoding F0F1 ATP synthase subunit A, translating to MSPHISIKGEVVYELFGFPITNTIVTTVIVLIAFFFIARYFYSQIQKSDRSLAFYALHGIIVAIYNLFESVLGKKINYFFPLLGSFFVFILMMNWSGLFPGVGSILIEPPKHEVEVTEDLVVPEEEAASPVLEEEIVGVDEHADEAPEEGDNTAAATEEVTEEHEGESAEEKHYVPLMRGGTADLNTTLALALVSVFVTQIYGFKFLGPKAHLAKYFDFRDPIMIMLGPLELIQEFARIVSFAFRLYGNIFAGEVLLTIIPFLLPVFLSFFVTPIFFMEIFVGVVQALVFTMLSAVFINMATAHHH from the coding sequence ATGAGTCCGCACATTAGTATTAAGGGAGAAGTCGTTTACGAATTATTCGGATTCCCGATCACAAACACCATAGTCACGACTGTTATTGTCCTTATTGCATTCTTTTTTATTGCCCGGTATTTCTATTCTCAAATACAAAAATCGGACAGAAGCCTCGCTTTCTACGCACTGCACGGTATTATCGTAGCTATATACAATCTGTTTGAATCAGTTCTCGGCAAGAAGATCAACTATTTTTTTCCTCTTCTCGGCAGCTTCTTTGTTTTTATTCTCATGATGAACTGGTCAGGTCTTTTTCCCGGTGTAGGATCGATTCTAATCGAACCCCCCAAACATGAAGTGGAAGTAACCGAAGATTTGGTTGTTCCTGAGGAAGAAGCTGCTTCCCCTGTTTTGGAAGAGGAAATAGTTGGTGTCGATGAGCACGCGGATGAGGCTCCAGAGGAAGGTGACAATACAGCTGCCGCAACTGAAGAAGTGACGGAAGAACATGAAGGAGAAAGCGCCGAAGAAAAGCATTATGTCCCGCTTATGCGCGGAGGTACTGCTGATCTGAATACTACATTGGCTCTTGCTCTAGTTTCAGTCTTCGTTACACAAATCTACGGATTCAAATTCCTTGGACCGAAAGCACACCTTGCGAAATACTTTGATTTTCGTGACCCGATCATGATTATGCTCGGACCTCTTGAGCTTATTCAGGAGTTTGCACGCATCGTCTCGTTTGCTTTCCGACTTTACGGAAATATTTTTGCAGGAGAAGTTCTTTTGACTATTATTCCGTTCCTTTTACCGGTATTTCTGTCATTCTTTGTGACACCGATTTTCTTTATGGAAATATTTGTCGGAGTCGTACAGGCTTTGGTATTCACGATGCTGTCTGCCGTCTTTATCAATATGGCGACTGCTCATCATCATTAA
- a CDS encoding AtpZ/AtpI family protein, with the protein MATKKTKIFTTVDKEGNVIKTEVEDKVKKKYNIPVEYLNLGMYFVIPILTGFFIGLWLDKRFDRKGFFTILLMSIGVIASFYNLIKLYKQDESAH; encoded by the coding sequence ATGGCAACCAAGAAAACTAAGATTTTTACTACTGTAGACAAAGAAGGCAACGTAATAAAAACAGAGGTTGAAGATAAAGTAAAGAAGAAATATAACATCCCCGTTGAGTATCTCAATTTGGGGATGTATTTTGTTATTCCTATTCTGACAGGTTTTTTTATCGGTCTTTGGCTTGATAAAAGATTTGACAGAAAAGGTTTTTTTACTATACTATTGATGTCTATAGGGGTTATTGCATCCTTTTATAATTTAATTAAACTTTATAAACAAGATGAGTCCGCACATTAG